Proteins co-encoded in one Balearica regulorum gibbericeps isolate bBalReg1 chromosome 24, bBalReg1.pri, whole genome shotgun sequence genomic window:
- the LOC142605098 gene encoding alpha-2-macroglobulin-like protein 1: MACPSTGSAAALPCLLLCILYLTAGASAKPHYAVLFPSVLYYPYPGKVHVHLMDLDEPVRVTLHLASSHGIPNVTLENQDSDILQLNWPHFSNISTPPAGIYEVAHLHVSIQGGSLQVSEQKKVLVKALELGTLVQTDQDVYKPGQTVKFRIVRLDQNFIPSNRKLPLVAVQDPSGNRVAEWWEVSPRQGIVDLSFPLAAEPALGTYTIEVEGKRHSFSVEDYGLPHFEVLIRLPRIVTVKDEKIPLDICGRYLSGKTFRGMAEAKLCQSHKYIIFPKGSTRICAEFRGQTGRNGCFSTEVLLASFNLTGSHYKNQLYAYASLLEEGTGMQRTATKSCTIVNEMATITFENTDKFYKPGIPYTGTMLLKGTNGSALKEKEFLLVVNTREKTQRKTLLTDRSGRASFELDTSGWNYEIYLHGELKDDPPASEHEGKEYLNYQSATRYLYPFSSDSKSFLKIRRVKKKLPCGQPQNLWVDYLFDEKAMGIKLQSLDMVFLVLAKGTIANILRKELPAAAGLSGSFSLELPIGPELAPTAKVLGYVVLPNGEMVADSTELRVAKCFPNKVNLSFSEQRALVGSQLCLKVQAAPGSLCAVYAMDQRTRSSGPKGKLSPSVVYKLLPMFSEDSYPFEVEEPDLPSCWINMFGDMIVSLPAINCFDMPKESWLDCRRSLWRREAPQSDMQPGSYSLLKDAGLKIVTNAQLGCVPNIQFQRDQSLLYSQGAGLEEDEQAGVMQDTGMQMELLGTWLWELVPVGDGGSAEVAVTVPDAITEWEAGMFCTSPLGLGLAPATTLMAFKPFLVELALPYAVVRHEAFTLVATVFNYLRQCLRVQVTLAESAELEVSAGTDGAYRGCVCADEERTFQWSVRATSLGKVNVTVTAKALHSKKLCGTEMPVVPAQGHVDTETKLLMVQPPKLM, translated from the exons ATGGCCTGCCCAAGCACGGGGtctgcagctgccctgccttGCCTGCTACTTTGCATCCTATATCTCACAGCTGGAGCATCTGCAAAGCC gcactACGCAGTGCTTTTCCCCTCCGTGCTCTACTACCCGTACCCGGGCAAAGTGCATGTCCACCTCATGGACCTGGACGAGCCCGTGCGGGTGACCCTCCACCTGGCAAGCAGCCATGGCATCCCCAACGTCACCCTGGAGAATCAGGACAGTGATATCCTCCAGCTGAACTGGCCCCACTTCTCCAAC ATTTCTACCCCTCCTGCAGGGATCTACGAGGTTGCGCATCTTCACGTCTCCATCCAGGGAGGTTCCCTGCAGGTCTCTGAACAGAAGAAAGTCCTGGTGAAAGCCCTGGAGTTGGGGACCTTGGTGCAGACAGACCAGGATGTCTACAAGCCTGGACAAACTG TGAAGTTTCGAATTGTCCGTTTGGATCAAAACTTCATTCCCAGCAACAGGAAG cttcccttGGTGGCCGTGCAG GATCCCAGTGGGAACCGCGTGGCGGAGTGGTGGGAGGTGAGCCCACGGCAGGGCATCGTGGACCTGTCCTTCCCgctggctgcagagccagccctGGGCACGTACACCATCGAGGTGGAGGGGAAGAGACACTCCTTCAGCGTGGAGGACTACG ggctgccccactTTGAAGTGTTGATCCGGCTGCCCCGTATCGTGACGGTGAAGGACGAGAAGATCCCACTGGACATCTGTGGGCG GTACCTGTCCGGGAAAACTTTCCGGGGAATGGCTGAGGCCAAGCTGTGCCAGTCCcacaaatatattattttcccAAAGGGATCTACGAGGATCTGTGCTGAGTTTAGGGGCCAG ACGGGGAGGAACGGCTGCTTCTCCACCGAGGTGCTGCTGGCTTCCTTCAACCTGACCGGCTCCCACTACAAGAATCAGCTCTATGCCTACGCATcgctgctggaggaggggacCG GGATGCAGCGTACAGCGACCAAAAGCTGTACAATTGTGAATGAAATGGCCACAATCACCTTTGAAAACACCGATAAATTCTACAAGCCTGGCATTCCCTACACTGGGACG ATGTTGCTGAAGGGAACCAACGGCTCTGCCCTGAAGGAGAAGGAATTCCTGCTTGTGGTTAACACTAGAGAAAAAACGCAAAGAAAAACCCTGCTCACAGATAGATCGGGGAGAGCCTCCTTCGAGCTGGACACCTCTGGTTGGAATTATGAGATCTACCTGCAC GGTGAGCTCAAGGATGACCCTCCAGCCTCGGAGCATGAAGGCAAGGAGTATCTCAACTACCAAAGTGCCACTCGCTACCTGTATCCCTTCTCTTCGGACAGCAAAAGCTTCCTGAAGATCCGCAGGGTGAAAAAGAAGCTGCCCTGCGGCCAGCCCCAGAACCTCTGGGTGGATTACTTGTTTGATGAGAAGGCCATGGGGATAAAGCTGCAGAGCCTGGACATGGTCTTCCTG GTCCTGGCCAAGGGGACCATTGCCAACATCCTCAGGAaagagctgcctgcagcggCTG GGCTGAGTGGCTCcttctccctggagctgcccaTCGGCCCCGAGCTGGCGCCCACGGCCAAGGTGCTGGGCTACGTGGTGCTGCCCAACGGTGAGATGGTGGCTGACAGCACTGAGCTCCGGGTGGCCAAGTGCTTCCCCAACAAG GTGAATCTGTCCTTCTCGGAGCAGAGGGCTCTGGTGGGCTCACAGCTCTGCCTGAAGGTGCAGGCTGCCCCGGGGTCACTGTGCGCCGTCTATGCCATGGATCAACGCACGCGGTCCTCTGGTCCCAAGGGCAAGCTCAGCCCCAGCGTG GTCTATAAATTACTCCCGATGTTTTCTGAAGACAGCTATCCTTTTGAAGTCGAAGAACCTGATTTACCTAGCTGTTGGATAAACATGTTTGGAGACATGATAGTAAGCCTTCCAGCCATTAACTGTTTTGATATGCCGAAGGAGAGCTGGCTGGATTGCCGCCGCAGCCTGTGGCGCAGGGAGGCACCGCAGTCTGACATGCAGCCAGGCTCCTACAGCCTGCTTAAG GATGCAGGTTTGAAAATCGTCACCAACGCTCAACTGGGCTGTGTACCAAACATCCAATTCCAAAGGGACCAAAGCCTTTTATACAGCCAAG GAGCAGGACTGGAAGAGGATGAGCAGGCTGGTGTCATGCAGGACACAGGGATGCAGATGGAACTCTTGGGGACGTGGCTGTGGGAGCTGGTCCCTGTGGG GGACGGGGGCTCTGCGGAGGTGGCAGTGACAGTCCCTGATGCCATCACCGAGTGGGAAGCCGGGATGTTCTGCACATCCCCGTTGGGTTTGGGGCTGGCCCCTGCCACCACCCTCATGGCCTTCAAGCCCTTCCTCGTGGAGCTGGCGCTGCCCTACGCCGTGGTCCGGCACGAAGCCTTCACCCTCGTGGCCACCGTGTTCAACTACCTGCGGCAGTGCCTGCGg GTTCAGGTGACTCTGGCGGAGTCGGCAGAGCTGGAGGTATCAGCAGGCACGGATGGGGCGTACAGAGGCTGCGTCTGTGCAGACGAAGAGAGGACATTCCAGTGGAGTGTGCGAGCCACCAGCCTGG GGAAGGTGAACGTCACTGTCACTGCCAAGGCCCTGCACTCCAAGAAGCTCTGCGGCACCGAGATGCCCGTGGTGCCAGCCCAGGGGCACGTGGACACCGAGACAAAACTCCTGATGGTGCAG CCTCCAAAACTGATGTGA
- the LOC104633580 gene encoding proline-rich protein 29 isoform X2 encodes MEGGAAGDPHGAWGDTPAGTYIIPHRLQPGRSPHGAVPVPQQPVMILQQLPGTVAALPHPAGPPDVRGDLIELMMIQNSQMHQVVMNSLAVSALTSFGFGPSPAAAQATAVPLQTGEEEEAVVFHHHYVPYPGPAPMLAWPVPVQDRGPAAVRYLGTGLLVEDGEVAVPPPPPPSATGTVGGDVPPASEYYDVVEGRL; translated from the exons ATggaggggggggcagcgggggacCCCCATGGGGCCTGGGGGGACACCCCAGCAGGGACCTACATCATCCCGCACAGG CTCCAACCTGGGCGATCTCCCCATGGGGCCGTGCCGGTGCCCCAGCAGCCAGTGATGATCCTCCAGCAGCTTCCCGGGACTGTGGCTGCCCTGCCCCATCCCGCCGGACCCCCAGACGTCCGGGGAG ATTTAATCGAGTTGATGATGATTCAAAACTCCCAAATGCACCAGGTGGTGATGAACAGCCTGGCTGTATCAGCACTGACGTCCTTTGGGTTCGGAccatccccagctgctgcccag GCAACAGCAGTGCCTTTGCAGactggagaagaagaggaggctgTGGTTTTCCACCATCACTACGTCCCCTACCCTGGTCCTGCTCCTATGCTGGCGTGGCCAGTCCCGGTGCAGGATCGGGGACCGGCCGCCGTGCGGTACCTGGGCACAGGCTTGTTAGTCGAGGATGGGGAGGT TGCGgtgcccccccctccaccccccagcGCCACAGGGACCGTGGGAGGCGATGTCCCACCAGCATCAG AGTACTATGACGTGGTGGAGGGGAGGCTGTGA
- the LOC104633580 gene encoding proline-rich protein 29 isoform X1, whose protein sequence is MEGGAAGDPHGAWGDTPAGTYIIPHRLQPGRSPHGAVPVPQQPVMILQQLPGTVAALPHPAGPPDVRGDLIELMMIQNSQMHQVVMNSLAVSALTSFGFGPSPAAAQATAVPLQTGEEEEAVVFHHHYVPYPGPAPMLAWPVPVQDRGPAAVRYLGTGLLVEDGEVSAVPPPPPPSATGTVGGDVPPASEYYDVVEGRL, encoded by the exons ATggaggggggggcagcgggggacCCCCATGGGGCCTGGGGGGACACCCCAGCAGGGACCTACATCATCCCGCACAGG CTCCAACCTGGGCGATCTCCCCATGGGGCCGTGCCGGTGCCCCAGCAGCCAGTGATGATCCTCCAGCAGCTTCCCGGGACTGTGGCTGCCCTGCCCCATCCCGCCGGACCCCCAGACGTCCGGGGAG ATTTAATCGAGTTGATGATGATTCAAAACTCCCAAATGCACCAGGTGGTGATGAACAGCCTGGCTGTATCAGCACTGACGTCCTTTGGGTTCGGAccatccccagctgctgcccag GCAACAGCAGTGCCTTTGCAGactggagaagaagaggaggctgTGGTTTTCCACCATCACTACGTCCCCTACCCTGGTCCTGCTCCTATGCTGGCGTGGCCAGTCCCGGTGCAGGATCGGGGACCGGCCGCCGTGCGGTACCTGGGCACAGGCTTGTTAGTCGAGGATGGGGAGGT CAGTGCGgtgcccccccctccaccccccagcGCCACAGGGACCGTGGGAGGCGATGTCCCACCAGCATCAG AGTACTATGACGTGGTGGAGGGGAGGCTGTGA
- the LOC104633579 gene encoding 1-acyl-sn-glycerol-3-phosphate acyltransferase alpha, whose protein sequence is MEVVLLHGLLLLLPLAALLLYWYNATFHYFCRVAFFNGWIVAMSTLLSPFVALRGRSVENMKLLRAAILPLKHFYGIKMRVEGSEHLNIKDPCVIVCNHQASLDLMGMVEVIPDRCVPIAKKELMYMGTVGWACWLSGIIFIDRHKREDAIDVISQTARTMRRENLRVWIFPEGTRNQDKSMLPFKRGAFHLAVQAQVPIFPIVISPYWDFFSSKDKKFTSGTCTIRILPKVDTEGLSPKDVPELTETVRRAMADAFAEMSANPCGDQRAEQPLLSCSTGAGAGGGTGSLQQEEDTAGTSN, encoded by the exons ATGGAGGTGGTCCtgctccatgggctgctgctcctcctccccttggcagccctgctgctttACTGGTACAATGCCACCTTCCACTACTTCTGCAGGGTGGCCTTCTTCAACGGCTGGATTGTGGCCATGTCCACCCTCCTGTCCCCCTTTGTGGCTCTTCGGGGGCGCTCCGTGGAGAACATGAA GCTCCTGCGTGCTGCAATCCTGCCCCTCAAACACTTCTATGGCATCAAGATGCGGGTGGAGGGCTCTGAGCATCTGAACATCAAAGACCCTTGTGTGATAGTTTGCAACCACCAAGCTTCCCTTGACCTCATGG GCATGGTGGAGGTCATTCCTGATCGCTGTGTGCCCATCGCCAAGAAGGAGCTCATGTACATGGGCACCGTGGGGTGGGCCTGCTGGCTCAGTGGCATCATCTTCATCGACCGCCACAAGAGAGAAGATGCAATCGATGTCATCTCCCAGACGGCCAGGACTATGCGGCGTGAAAAT CTCCGAGTGTGGATTTTCCCTGAAGGCACCAGGAACCAGGACAAATCCATGCTGCCCTTCAAGCGCGGGGCTTTCCACTTGGCTGTGCAGGCTCAG GTTCCCATTTTCCCCATTGTGATCTCCCCATACTGGGACTTCTTCAGCTCCAAGGATAAGAAGTTCACCTCTG GGACGTGCACCATCAGAATCCTCCCCAAGGTAGACACTGAGGGGCTGAGCCCAAAGGATGTTCCTGAACTGACAGAGACTGTCCGCCGGGCCATGGCTGATGCCTTCGCCGAGATGTCTGCAAATCCCTGTGGGGACCAGCGTGCTGAGCAGCCTCTGCTCTCGTGCAGCACCGGGGCCGGTGCTGGCGGGGGGacaggcagcctgcagcaggaggaggacacagctgggaccaGCAATTAG